The Chloroflexota bacterium region GCTGCTCTTGGCTTGGTAGGAAGTCCGCAAGGTAGCGCACATTGCCGGTTTCGACACTCAGCACCGCCCAGCACACCGAGCCTTCCGCGTCTTTGGATGGCGTGATGTATGCGATCTTGTTGCCGTCGGGTGACCAGAAGAAGCACAGCATTGGTTCGTCGATGAGTTCGCGCTCGACGGTCGTGTCGGCATCCAGCAGCACCAGTCTGTCGTAGTATCCGCTGCTGCGGTCCAGACCGCTTGCCACGGCAATCTGCGAACGCCAAGGGCGCCACGCCAGCGCGGCTGAGCCTTCGACCTCGCCGACGACTTCTGCGCCGCCCTGAATTGTCGCTACGATAATGCCCTGCACCGTGTCGGACATCTCGCCGCACATGGCGATTCGCCCGTCGTGCTGACTGACTGACGGCGCTTGGTAGCCCAGGGATACGACCGGCACTTGCGCAGGTTCCGGGTCGCTGAGCTTAATCAGGTAGTGCAACTCGCGCGTATGCACCAGGATGTACTCGGAATCGAGCGACCAGCAGAAGTACAGGGGCGCGCCGTCCAGCAGGCGCTGCGGAGATGTCCCGCCATGCACATCCGTAACCATGAGCGACATACCGGCGTCCAGCGTTTGCGCGATGAATGCGACCTTCCGGCTGTCCGGCGACCACATCAGATAGTGCGGCGTATTCTGCGCTATGGCGTCCGTGCCGGGTTCGTTTGTATAAATGGCGGTCGCAGGTTCGCCGGGCGGTCGTGAGATTACCCTGAATACGCCGTGCCCGTTGCTGCCAGCCGCGGGGTATGCCGAGTACACGACCATCCTACCGTCCGGCGACCAGACGGGCCAGGCACAGCGATGCTCGCGCGGCGATATGCGGAGATATGGTACACCCAGCACTTCCGAGCTGACCACGCGCACGCGCTCGTCGCCGCTGATGATGGCGATGCGGTTCAAAACGCACTCCCCAGCCCGGACTTCGCGCGGGTCAGGTAATCTATCACATCAGTGTCGTATGGCAGGTCGATTTCGTGCCGGTGGGATGGCGGCAAGCGCGGCACATCTGCCTGCAAGCGATTCGTCAGGCGATTGTACGCAATCTCGGCGAGCGCGGGCAGCGATGCCACGTCCTCGGCATTGTACCTGATCAGCGTATCGCGCGCGCTGTCGCTGCCGTGCCGCTGCCACATTCGCCATAACAGCACCGCGTCATAGCCACTCAGCGCGCTCAATTCGGACGGTCTGCCAACACCGGAACGCTGCTCAATCGCCTTTAGCCCGCCTGAGAAGCCCGCGCGCTTTAGCGGGAAGCGCAGGTCGATGTGCGCCACATGCTTGAAGATGCTGCCGAAGTGGTATTCGATATACGGCAGGTCGAACGCCGCGCCGTTGAAGGTAATCACAAGGTCGTAATGCTCTAACGCTTCGCGGAAGTCCGCTAGATTGTCATCGTACACGTAAGCAGTGTAGCCGTCGGCATCCAGCACGCCTATCATCGTGATGATTCCGCGCTCCGGAGATAACCCCGTCGTCTCGATGTCCACGAATGCGGCACGCTCGCGGAAGTCCGCGTACAGCCGCCACTGCTCGCCCGGACGTAACACTTTGTCGAAGTAGGCGGCATCGCGCAAGTCGTAGTGTTCTTCGGAGCGCTGGATCAGCGACCGCAGGTGGCGCCGCTTGCCATGTATGCGCGACGGTAGCTGCTTCGCGTGCAGAAAGTCAGTCCAGCTGTCGATGCCCGCATCCCAGATTTCGGACTCCGTGACCTTGCCCACTCTCGGCAGATGGATGAATGACTGTTTCAGCAATGTTGCACTCGGCGGTTCGGGTTTGGCGGTCTATTTCAGTGTCTTTTCCCCAATAACGGGGAAAGGCTAGGATAGGCATGACAATACTACGGCCGTTAAGTCGCGCCACTTGCCATTTTACGAAAATGCCGTAGCGCAATCTTACCAGACGCCGCAGGAAATTGTAGGGTACAAGACTAGAACTTAGCGACAACTAAGCGGGAGCCTGGGCGAGACGCGCTACTCCGCCGCCGTATATCGTGCGCATCGTCATGAAAAGGCTGCTTAGTTGGACGATGATGGCGAAGGAGAGTCCCGTAACTATCAGGACGAGCGGCGCGCCTAGGTAACTCGACAGCGCGCCATCCAACACATTCATCAACACAGGTACGCCGACCAGGATGTCTGACAGCCAAGCGTTGAGCGCGTTCATCGACGCCATCATGCCGCCGATGTGCACCGAGTAGATTGCCCCAACGCGTCCGCGCACACCGTCCGGCACGATGGTCTGTATCATCGTGTGCGTTAGCGTCATGAATGCCGCCGTGCTGACGCCCATAATAATGGCGCTGGGCAGCGCGGTCGCCAGATTAGGCGAGAGTCCAAGTGCGAAAGAAGACAGCCCGGAGAACACGCCGAATATGAAGAAAAGCCGTCCTTTTGTCAGGTCGCTCTTGATTCCGGCAAGAATGATCGCGGATGTAAGCGCGCCGGCACCAACCGCCATCATCAGCACGCTGAACCCGGCGCCCGATTCGTTCAGCAGCGCGGTCAAGCCGACGAAGAAAGTGCCGCCGCCTTCGGACTCCAATAACTTGGTGGACAGCACCGGCAGCATCGACTCGAACGACATCACAAGCCCACAGTGGAATATCGCCATCACGACTATGGAGAACAATATCGGCGTTCTGTACACATAGACCGCGCCTTCCGAGAAGTTGCGGATGAAACTCTGCCTTTGGTCAATGCGCCCTGTGGATGCGGTGCGAAGTCGCATCGTCTGCACAAGGCTGATGAGGTAGAAGCCGGCGCATAGGAATATCGCGCCGGTCGTGCCAGTGGTGGCAAGCAATGGGATAATCGCAAGCGGTCCCAGCAGGCGCGATCCGTGCATTGTCGCCTGATTGAGCGCGATGGCGTTCAGCAGCAATTCACGCGGTACGAGGTTCGGGATAAGCGCCTGACCTGCGGGCATCTGCGCGGCACGTGCTGATCCGTTGACGAACGACAGCACAACGATGTGCCATATCTCCGCGCTGCCGCTCAGCATCAGCCAGCCTAGCACAAGATTGTGCAGCGCGTTCAGGGCGAACAT contains the following coding sequences:
- a CDS encoding exonuclease, with protein sequence MLKQSFIHLPRVGKVTESEIWDAGIDSWTDFLHAKQLPSRIHGKRRHLRSLIQRSEEHYDLRDAAYFDKVLRPGEQWRLYADFRERAAFVDIETTGLSPERGIITMIGVLDADGYTAYVYDDNLADFREALEHYDLVITFNGAAFDLPYIEYHFGSIFKHVAHIDLRFPLKRAGFSGGLKAIEQRSGVGRPSELSALSGYDAVLLWRMWQRHGSDSARDTLIRYNAEDVASLPALAEIAYNRLTNRLQADVPRLPPSHRHEIDLPYDTDVIDYLTRAKSGLGSAF
- a CDS encoding MFS transporter, with product MAVEPKRGRAVGSRFLAALAYGDYQTLWTANFFAGAAAWALIVARGWIVYEFSDSSLWVGVVTFAAMVPRVVVSPFTGYLSDRFDRRTVLRAMFALNALHNLVLGWLMLSGSAEIWHIVVLSFVNGSARAAQMPAGQALIPNLVPRELLLNAIALNQATMHGSRLLGPLAIIPLLATTGTTGAIFLCAGFYLISLVQTMRLRTASTGRIDQRQSFIRNFSEGAVYVYRTPILFSIVVMAIFHCGLVMSFESMLPVLSTKLLESEGGGTFFVGLTALLNESGAGFSVLMMAVGAGALTSAIILAGIKSDLTKGRLFFIFGVFSGLSSFALGLSPNLATALPSAIIMGVSTAAFMTLTHTMIQTIVPDGVRGRVGAIYSVHIGGMMASMNALNAWLSDILVGVPVLMNVLDGALSSYLGAPLVLIVTGLSFAIIVQLSSLFMTMRTIYGGGVARLAQAPA